The genomic segment CCAAAGAGAAGCACGTGCCTGTGATAGAACCTATTGAGGGCGGCTATCGCGTAACAGTAGGAAGTGTGGAGCATCCGATGCTTCCAGAGCATTACATCCAATGGATAGAATTGCTCACCCCTACCGATGTGCTTCGTCACGAGTTGAAGCCAGGCGAAAAGCCAGAGGCCATCTTCATGACAAATGCTGAAGCCAAGGATGTTACGGCTCGCGAATACTGCAATCTCCACGGATTGTGGAAAGGATAAAGTACAGAGAAAAGATATAAGAGATCATTTTCCCGACATTGGGAAGATGATCTCTTTTTATCGTACAACAGCTGAAAAACACGAGAGTGTAAACTAAACTGTGTCAAGCTACAATAAAAGTAGTTTAACACAGTTTTTATATTATGGACAACTTAGAAATTGATTACAAGAAAGCAGCTCAGCAGTTGCGTAGTGGTGAAGCCTTATTTGGCAAGGACGGAGCATTAGCTCCATTGTTAGAGCGTATTCTCAACTCAGCTCTCGAAGGTGAGATGGACGCTCATTTAAGTGAAGAGGAACGCTCTTCCGGCAATCGTCGTAATGGTAAGATGAGTAAGAAGGTTCAAACAAAATATGGTGAGGTCACTATAGAGACTCCTCGTGACCGAGACGGAACTTTCCAACCTGAGACCGTAAAGAAGCGTGAGACTATTCTTGCCAATGGCATGGCAGACCAGATTATTGAGATGTACGCCATGGGCACCAGCACACGTGACATCAGCAGCTACTTTGAGCGTGAGTTCAACACAACTCTATCAGCCGATACTATCAGTTCTATAACAGACCGTGTATTACCCGAAATCACCGCCTGGAAGTCTCGCATGCTCGATCCTGTATATGCCATTTGCTGGCTTGATGCTATCCATTATAAGGTAAAGGATGAGAATGGCAGAGCTGTCACACGAGCCATTTACAACATTCTTGGCATCAACAAGGAAGGCCAAAAAGAACTGTTAGGTATGTATGTGTCTAAGAGTGAAGGAGCTAACTTCTGGCTAGAAGTTCTTACGGATCTTCAGAACCGTGGTGTTCGAGACATCTTGATTTGTTGTATTGATGGTCTCAAAGGCTTCCCGGATGCCATCCAAAGCGTATTTCCTGAGAGTTCTGTGCAGCTCTGTATTGTCCATCAGATACGCAATTCTATCAAGTATGTTGGCAGTAAGCATCAAAAGGAGTTTATCAAGGATTTAAGAACAGTATATGGTGCAGTAAACAAAGACTCCGCTGCTGCTAATTTAGACCTGTTAGAGTCTAAGTGGGGAGAGATGTACCCAATTGTCATCAAGTCATGGCGTGACAATTGGGAACGTCTGACAGAGTATTTCCAATATACTCCAGCCATCCGTAAACTCATTTATACGACCAATACGGTTGAGGGGTATCACAGACAGGTAAGAAAGGTCACAAAGACTAAAGGGGTCTTTCCTACGGATAATTCTTTGGAGAAGCTTGTGTACTTAGCTTACCGCAACATCCGTAAG from the Segatella copri genome contains:
- a CDS encoding desulfoferrodoxin, with the translated sequence MTKIREIYRCQICGNVVEVVNPGAVLSCCGEPMKLMKENTSDGAKEKHVPVIEPIEGGYRVTVGSVEHPMLPEHYIQWIELLTPTDVLRHELKPGEKPEAIFMTNAEAKDVTAREYCNLHGLWKG
- a CDS encoding IS256 family transposase produces the protein MDNLEIDYKKAAQQLRSGEALFGKDGALAPLLERILNSALEGEMDAHLSEEERSSGNRRNGKMSKKVQTKYGEVTIETPRDRDGTFQPETVKKRETILANGMADQIIEMYAMGTSTRDISSYFEREFNTTLSADTISSITDRVLPEITAWKSRMLDPVYAICWLDAIHYKVKDENGRAVTRAIYNILGINKEGQKELLGMYVSKSEGANFWLEVLTDLQNRGVRDILICCIDGLKGFPDAIQSVFPESSVQLCIVHQIRNSIKYVGSKHQKEFIKDLRTVYGAVNKDSAAANLDLLESKWGEMYPIVIKSWRDNWERLTEYFQYTPAIRKLIYTTNTVEGYHRQVRKVTKTKGVFPTDNSLEKLVYLAYRNIRKKWTMSLANWGQISQQLAIKFGDRFKIM